A portion of the Podospora pseudoanserina strain CBS 124.78 chromosome 2, whole genome shotgun sequence genome contains these proteins:
- a CDS encoding hypothetical protein (EggNog:ENOG503NUH3; COG:J): MKLEELHPIEALLTADFRSIEPRLQSLDKHLILRTYLHGYTLSELDTKVWQALRGNRAAFSFIKRGSLVNLARWFEFIEVMHPEIQDEIKAKDAAAKAKVAAASKAGGSYALNLQNTDQGVVTRFLPEPSGYLHIGHAKAALLSWYFAQQYKGQLRLRLDDTNPDKEKEEYQDAIIEDLAMMGIKCDTLTYTSDYFDYLYDMAIKMIKEGHAYADDTDQETMRNERWNGIASKRRDTPVEENLRIFEEMKKGSEEGVRYCLRAKLSVDNPNKAMRDPVIYRCNVDTPHHRTGTKWKMYPMYDFACPVVDSYEGVTHALRSTEYTDRNPQYAWFQKTLQIRKVHMWDFARMNFVKTFLSKRKLAKLVDTGKVWGWDDPRMPTIRGVRRRGMGIEALREFIIAQGPSRNVVTMDWTKFWATNKKHIDPIAPRHTALLKKDIVKVPVTGAEAPAQPFQEDRPKHPKNKDIGTKKVAFGPEILLDQADAKSFKEGEEITLMAWGNAFVRNIAEGDPITSLTCELNVAKGDVKTTEKKVTWLASSQTLVPAELWDFDYLITKDTLQEEDNMEDFLNPTTSTMEEAFCDEATAQLKKNDIIQLERRGYYRVDKGLDDWKEGEEKRLVLFNIPTGKTGSK; the protein is encoded by the exons ATGAAGCTGGAAGAGCTCCATCCCATTGAGGCCCTCCTCACGGCCGATTTCCGCTCAATCGAGCCTCGTCTTCAGTCCCTCGATAAGCATCTCATCCTCCGCACCTACCTCCATGGCTACACTCTTAGCGAGCTGGACACCAAGGTCTGGCAGGCCCTCCGCGGCAACCGCGCCGCTTTTTCCTTTATCAAGCGCGGTAGTCTTGTCAACCTCGCTCGCTGGTTTGAGTTCATCGAGGTGATGCACCCTGAGATCCAGGACGagatcaaggccaaggatgctgctgccaaggcgAAGGTCGCCGCTGCCAGCAAGGCCGGTGGTTCTTATGCTCTTAATCTGCAGAATACAG ACCAGGGCGTTGTTACCAGATTCCTGCCCGAGCCTTCGGGATACCTCCATATTGGACATGCCAAGGCAGCTCTTCTCTCCTGGTACTTTGCCCAGCAGTACAAGGGCCAGCTTCGCCTCCGTCTCGATGACACAAACCCCgacaaagagaaggaggaataCCAGGATGCCATCATCGAGGATCTTGCCATGATGGGCATCAAGTGCGATACCCTCACCTACACCAGTGACTACTTTGATTATCTTTACGATATGGCGATCAAGATGATCAAGGAGGGACATGCCTATGCCGACGATACTGACCAGGAAACTATGCGCAACGAGAGATGGAACGGCATCGCTTCCAAGCGCCGCGACACGCCAGTGGAAGAGAACTTGCGCATCTtcgaggagatgaagaagggtTCCGAGGAAGGCGTCCGCTACTGCCTTCGCGCAAAGCTCTCGGtcgacaaccccaacaagGCCATGAGAGATCCTGTGATCTACCGTTGCAACGTGGACACGCCTCATCACCGCACCGGCACCAAATGGAAAATGTACCCCATGTACGATTTCGCTTGCCCTG TTGTCGACAGCTACGAGGGCGTCACCCACGCCTTGAGGTCCACAGAGTACACCGACCGCAACCCTCAGTACGCCTGGTTCCAGAAAACCCTGCAGATCCGCAAGGTCCATATGTGGGATTTTGCGCGCATGAACTTCGTCAAGACTTTCCTCTCCAAGCGCAAGCTTGCCAAGCTCGTCGATACTGGAAaggtttggggatgggatgacCCCCGCATGCCCACCATTCGTGGTGtcaggagaagaggaatGGGCATCGAGGCTCTGCGCGAATTCATTATTGCTCAG GGACCTAGCCGCAACGTTGTTACCATGGACTGGACCAAGTTCTGGGCtaccaacaagaagcacaTTGATCCTATCGCTCCCCGCCACACTGCTCTCCTGAAGAAGGATATTGTCAAGGTGCCCGTCACAGGCGCCGAGGCTCCTGCTCAGCCCTTCCAGGAGGACAGACCCAAGCaccccaagaacaaggataTCGGTACCAAGAAGGTGGCGTTTGGTCCCGAGATTCTGCTTGATCAAGCCGATGCCAAGAGCTTcaaggaaggcgaggagatCACTCTCATGGCTTGGGGCAATGCCTTTGTTCGCAACATTGCTGAGGGTGACCCCATCACCTCGTTGACGTGCGAGCTCAACGTGGCAAAGGGCGATGTCAAGacgacggagaagaaggttaCCTGGCTCGCTTCTAGCCAGACTCTCGTGCCTGCCGAGCTTTGGGACTTTGACTACCTTATCACCAAGGACACGCTGCAGGAGGAAGACAACATGGAGGACTTCCTgaaccccaccacctctacTATGGAGGAGGCATTCTGTGATGAAGCTACGGcccagctcaagaagaacGACATCATCCAGCTAGAGAGGCGTGGTTACTACCGTGTGGACAAGGGTCTCGATGACTggaaggagggtgaggagaagaggctTGTCCTCTTCAACATCCCGACTGGCAAGACTGGATCCAAGTAA
- a CDS encoding hypothetical protein (COG:U; EggNog:ENOG503P1RP), with the protein MSRSPASRSEVPSTFCQPKSANSHRRPQTIKPTKMAQLGLPPNSRPTSSYSSNLNLYSPPSPKSQLPSRRSSLSSSATDDLENSSSLPFPAALSRRDFLAPDFDPASYLSTLHTGGPASRHQTLEDLRSELRDRSSAISAELLELVNSNYTAFLGLGDELKGGEERVEDVRVALLGFRRAVEEVQSRVRERRVEVGGLNQELRDVKGAVETGRKMLELDERVSGLEKRLAVGGTGQQQQQQKRDGDSSDEENWDDDDEIFGSDDEQTQDEDGVEFVSSRPAKLAALARECVYVDGLAEAIGRDLLFVKKTDERIFRCRNTILLDLSTAVREARKAGVKGQGRVIKLLAIYGALDAQAEAVKVLREK; encoded by the coding sequence ATGTCCAGAAGCCCAGCATCACGGTCCGAAGTACCATCAACATTCTGTCAACCAAAATCAGCCAACTCCCACCGTCGACCACAAACAATAAAACCAACAAAAATGGCCCAACTCGgcctccccccaaactcccgCCCAACATCCTCCTACtcatccaacctcaacctctactcccccccgtcccccaaatcccaactccccagccgccgctcctccctctcctcctcggccacagACGACTTAGaaaactcctcctcccttcccttccccgccgccctctcccgTCGCGACTTTCTCGCTCCCGACTTCGACCCCGCAAGCTACCTCTCCACCCTTCACACCGGTGGCCCAGCCTCTCGGCATCAAACCCTCGAGGACCTGCGCTCTGAACTCCGCGATCGAAGCTCTGCTATCAGCGCCGAACTGCTTGAACTGGTCAACTCGAATTACACGGCCTTTCTCGGGCTAGGGGATGAGCTcaagggcggggaggagcGCGTCGAGGATGTGAGAGTAGCACTCTTAGGTTTCCGAAGAGCGGTAGAGGAGGTTCAGTCTAGGGTTAGGGAGCGGAGGGTGGAAGTAGGGGGGCTGAATCAGGAGTTGAGGGATGTcaagggggcggtggagacGGGCAGGAAGATGCTCGAGTTGGATGAGAGGGTGAGCGGATTGGAGAAGCGATTGGCGGTAGGAGGGacggggcagcagcagcagcagcagaaaagGGATGGAGATAgcagtgatgaggagaattgggatgatgacgacgagattTTTGGGAGCGATGATGAGCAGACTCAGGACGAAGACGGTGTGGAGTTTGTCAGTAGCAGGCCGGCGAAGCTAGCtgctttggcgagggagtGTGTGTATGTGGATGGACTGGCCGAGGCCATTGGTAGGGATCTTCTGTTTGTGAAGAAGACTGACGAGAGGATATTTCGGTGTCGGAACACGATACTGCTCGACTTGAGCACAGCCGTAAGAGAGGCACGGAAAGCTGGAGTCAAAGGTCAGGGGCGTGTTATTAAACTGTTGGCGATTTACGGGGCCTTGGATGCGCAGGCGGAGGCTGTGAAGGTCCTGAGAGAGAAATGA
- the PNS1 gene encoding pH nine-sensitive protein 1 (EggNog:ENOG503NW86; COG:I), producing the protein MAYQGGEAANYYSPPHGGGGGPQYPPPNNSYEMQQPQNGYYNRPPPPPPPPAGGGGYSNVPMNDGGYHNGYGAPPPPPPPTGPDGKMGPPPSYDEVFAVQKPKWNDLWAGVLFLATCAGFVAVSAISIQGYAATRNINSGGLNGQRNRFGLTTHTIWLFGWVLITAIVLSYGYMWVARKFTKQFIWITGILNVVLGFATALYMLSRKYYSGGIVFLIFAIFQLICFISWRSRIPFSVLMLQTAIDVAKNFGHVYLVSAIGGLLATLFAAWFSVTLVSVYVKYQPDPNNPACRQGAGGCSSGKVIGLIAFITFAAYWISEWLKNTIHTTIAGVYGSWYFNSRNFPTGVTRGALKRCLTYSFGSISLGSLVVAIINFLRQLASVARAQASSDGDILGMILWCIVGCLIGLLDWAVQFLNRYAFAHIALYGKAYVPAAKDTWKMIKDRGIDALVNECLIGPVLGMGAMFVGYATALMAYCYMVFTNPSYNSGGGFTPVVVAFAFLIGLQICNVFTTPLSSGIDTIFVASAWDPEVMIRDHPDLYHRMVAVYPEVQQAIHA; encoded by the exons ATGGCCTACCAGGGCGGTGAAGCCGCTAATTACTACAGCCCACCtcatggcggtggtggtgggccgCAGTATCCCCCCCCGAACAACTCGTACGAAATGCAGCAACCGCAGAATGGATACTACAACCgacctccgccgccgcctcctcctcctgctgggggtggggggtatAGTAACGTGCCGATGAACGATGGGGGTTATCACAATGGGTATGGGgcgccaccgcctccaccgccgccgactgGACCAGATGGGAAGATGGGACCTCCCCCGAGTTATGACGAGGTTTTTGCGGTGCAGAAGCCAAAGTGGAATGATTTGTGggcgggggtgttgtttttggcGACTTGTGCTGGGTTTGTGGCTGTTAGTGCTATTTCGATTCAGGGGTATG CTGCGACTCGTAATATCAACTCCGGCGGCCTCAATGGGCAGCGGAACAGATTTGGGTTGACGACGCATACGATTTGGCTGTTTGGCTGGGTGCTCATAACGGCTATTGTGCTCAGCTACGGGTACATGTGGGTTGCGAGGAAGTTTACGAAGCAGTTCATCTGGATTACGGGGATTCTCAACGTTGTGCTTGGTTTTGCGACGGCCTTGTACATGCTGTCGAGAAAGTACTACTCTGGCGGGATCGTGTTTTTGATCTTTGCCATTTTTCAGCTGATCTGCTTTATCAGCTGGCGGTCCCGGATTCCGTTCAGCGTGTTGATGCTGCAGACGGCCATTGATGTGGCCAAGAATTTTGGGCATGTTTATCTTGTCAGCGCGATTGGCGGGCTGTTGGCTACGTTGTTTGCGGCGTGGTTTTCGGTGACGCTGGTTAGTGTCTATGTCAAGTATCAGCCGGATCCGAATAACCCGGCTTGTAGGCAGGGCGCGGGGGGATGTTCGAGTGGAAAGGTGATTGGGCTGATTGCGTTTATTACTTTTGCGGCGTATTGGATTTCGGAGTGGTTGAAGAACACGATTCATACTACTATTGCGGGGGTTTATGGGTCGTGGTATTTCAACTCGAGGAACTTTCCAACGGGGGTGACGAGGGGGGCGTTGAAGAGGTGCTTGACGTATAGCTTTGGGAGTATCAGCTTGGGGAGCCTGGTGGTGGCTATTATCAATTTCCTGAGGCAGTTGGCGTCTGTGGCGAGGGCTCAGGCGTCATCGGATGGGGATATTTTGGGGATGATCTTGTGGTGTATTGTGGGGTGTCTTATTGGGTTGTTGGACTGGGCGGTTCAGTTCTTGAATCGGTACGCTTTTGCGCACATTGCGCTTTATGGGAAGGCGTATGTGCCGGCGGCGAAGGATACTTGGAA GATGATCAAGGACCGCGGTATCGACGCCCTCGTCAACGAATGCCTCATCGGCCCTGTCCTCGGCATGGGCGCCATGTTTGTCGGGTATGCCACCGCGCTGATGGCCTATTGCTACATggtcttcaccaacccctcgtACAACTCTGGCGGGGGCTTCacgccggtggtggttgcgttTGCCTTCTTGATCGGGTTGCAGATCTGCAATGTGTTCACCACCCCGCTCAGCAGCGGTATCGACACCATCTTCGTGGCTAGCGCTTGGGACCCCGAGGTCATGATCCGGGATCATCCGGATTTGTATCACAGGATGGTGGCGGTTTACCCTGAGGTACAGCAGGCTATTCACGCTTGA
- a CDS encoding hypothetical protein (BUSCO:EOG092643Y5; COG:J; EggNog:ENOG503NZ88): protein MASTHHCLASLARLSLSTPARPTVTSTIPKFLVPSVATPQVRHASGGGGGGMRKKPVKKKKTYKTFRSYDLSPMEQFTLCDAMRYLRAAEVGRPPTTVKYDLAVKVKTQKSGPVLRSAIRLPFPVKTDTRIGVICPEGSALATEAQQLGAVAVGEESLFEAIRRGEIAFNKLICHTDSQEALKKAQVARILGPKNLMPNPKRGTITSDIKETMQELIGADEYRERSGVVRMAVGQLGFSPKMLADNIKAFMSKLKDNINQLDDNIPKAIDEVVLSTTHGPGISLNGNFAPTDDKVKPEHLATVM from the exons ATGGCTTCCACACATCATTGCCTTGCCTCTCTGGCAAGGCTCAGCCTGTCCACACCAGCCAGGCCAACGGTCACCTCGACAATACCAAAATTCCTCGTGCCATCGGTTGCGACACCACAGGTCCGGCATGCGtctggtggcggtggtggaggcatGCGCAAGAAGCccgtgaagaagaagaagacctaTAAGACATTCCGCAGCTATGATCTCTCACCAATGGAGCAGTTCACACTCTGCGATGCCATGAG GTACCTCCGCGCTGCCGAAGTTGGACGTCCACCTACCACCGTCAAGTATGATCTCGCCGTCAAAGTCAAGACCCAGAAGAGCGGTCCCGTCCTCCGAAGTGCCATTCGTCTGCCCTTCCCAGTCAAGACCGATACCCGTATCGGTGTCATCTGCCCCGAGGGCAGCGCCCTAGCGACCGAGGCTCAACAACTTGGTGCCGTGGCGGTGGGTGAGGAGAGCTTATTCGAGGCCATCCGACGAGGAGAGATCGCCTTCAACAAGTTGATCTGCCACACCGACAGCCAAGAAGCCCTGAAGAAAGCCCAGGTCGCCAGAATTCTCGGTCCCAAGAATCTGATGCCCAACCCAAAACGTGGAACCATTACCAGCGACATCAAGGAGACGATGCAGGAGTTGATTGGCGCGGACGAGTACAGAGAAAGAAGCGGTGTTGTGAGAATGGCCGTGGGCCAGCTCGGTTTCTCCCCCAAAATGCTTGCCGACAACATCAAGGCGTTCATGTCCAAGCTCAaagacaacatcaaccaactGGACGACAACATTCCCAAGGCTATTGACGAGGTTGTTTTGAGCACAACGCATGGCCCAGGGATCAGTTTGAACGGTAACTTTGCCCCAACAGACGACAAGGTCAAGCCAGAACACCTGGCTACTGTCATGTag
- a CDS encoding hypothetical protein (EggNog:ENOG503NYAH; COG:K), producing the protein MAAAASPVGLGNTDKRTLSITTTLGRDSSSPASTPASAASPSNVSTPTSSTSVSAPPIAIRPNAPNRPPSIKASTPLNMASPGVMSPGPGQQPMAMSMTSKEWVIPPRPKPGRKPATDTPPTKRKAQNRAAQRAFRERRAARVGELEEQLDEQKEEHDRVVQEFQERINHLETERQTLRSRCQWLQSQLDKERQERNSMLSAWDSQSPSSTGNHGRLPAPIQPQTNPLANISQPRRPLQPAPPKSSGPSAVPIAEPRPTTQSFSISNIISPPDEMMAPLGCGGCQASGSCACAEAVLQDTDTSMGCGKCTLGSSCECLEEALRMSDLKRPHSPSTPPSAPEEKRHRSDAGIPMETDFTAMFAKDNRMSLPMVTQPPPQSLQPMMSLEARDSCGFCKDGTYCMCAEALMNPMSFQQPLPSVAEQTQTHTPPPSEDDVAPIPMEVTATGAIKLPGPRANQNRSSTNSNATQAKPSGSRCGPNGPGTCAQCLSDPKSGLFCRSLAANFEKNNPGASGGGGCCGGAGPGGGCCKSGNSDASQSGALQPLPPMQTSASESGFPLALSCAEAYKTLASHRHFDQAADEIGTWLPKLKALPVPRPGSSGQGGGRNGGGQRLAPIEVEAASIMSVLKDFDIRFGRGD; encoded by the coding sequence AtggctgccgctgcttcCCCAGTCGGGCTTGGGAACACCGACAAAAGAACTCTTTCCATCACGACGACGCTCGGCAGAGATTCCTCCAGCCctgcctccacccccgcaTCTGCGGCCTCTCCGTCCAACGTCTCCACTCccacatcttcaacctccgTGTCAGCGCCTCCCATCGCCATCCGCCCAAACGCACCCAACAGGCCACCCTCCATCAAAGCCTCAACCCCTTTGAACATGGCGTCGCCTGGAGTTATGTCACCGGGCCCAGGGCAACAACCTATGGCCATGAGCATGACCAGCAAGGAGTGGGTCATTCCTCCCAGACCCAAGCCAGGTCGAAAACCTGCCACCGACACTCCACCAACCAAACGCAAAGCTCAAAACAGAGCTGCACAGAGGGCCTTTCGTGAGCGTAGGGCTGCTCGGgttggggagctggaggagcaaTTGGATGAGCAGAAGGAAGAGCACGACCGGGTCGTCCAGGAATTTCAGGAGCGTATCAATCACCTGGAGACCGAGAGACAGACACTCCGATCTCGTTGCCAGTGGTTGCAGTCACAGCTTGACAAGGAGAGACAAGAACGCAACTCAATGTTATCAGCATGGGATTCTCAGTCACCTTCGTCAACTGGAAATCATGGACGTCTTCCGGCACCAATACAGCCTCAAACGAATCCGCTTGCCAATATCTCACAGCCCAGACGACCTTTGCAGCCTGCTCCGCCGAAGAGCTCGGGGCCAAGTGCTGTGCCCATTGCGGAACCCCGACCAACCACTCAATCattttccatctccaacatcatctccccTCCCGACGAAATGATGGCGCCTCTAGGGTGTGGTGGCTGTCAAGCATCTGGGTCATGTGCATGTGCTGAAGCTGTGCTTCAAGACACCGACACATCGATGGGATGTGGAAAATGCACACTTGGGTCAAGCTGCGAATGTTTGGAGGAAGCCCTCAGAATGTCCGACCTCAAACGACCGCACTCACCAAGCACACCACCTTCGGCACCCGAGGAGAAGCGGCATCGTTCGGATGCTGGAATACCTATGGAAACAGACTTTACCGCCATGTTTGCTAAGGACAACAGAATGTCACTTCCAATGgtcacccaaccaccaccacagtctTTACAGCCCATGATGTCGCTTGAGGCTAGGGACTCATGCGGCTTCTGCAAGGATGGAACATACTGCATGTGTGCTGAGGCTCTCATGAACCCCATGTCCTTCCAACAACCACTACCATCAGTTGCTGAGCAAACACAGActcacacaccaccaccatcagagGACGATGTCGCCCCAATACCTATGGAAGTGACCGCCACCGGTGCTATCAAGCTTCCTGGTCCACGGGCAAACCAGAACCGCTCTTCTACCAATTCCAACGCCACCCAAGCTAAGCCCTCGGGGAGTCGGTGTGGCCCCAACGGCCCGGGTACTTGCGCTCAGTGTCTTTCCGATCCCAAGTCAGGCCTCTTTTGTAGGTCCCTAGCAGCCAACTTTGAGAAGAACAACCCGGGAgccagcggtggtggtgggtgctGCGGCGGTGCTGGACCAGGAGGTGGATGTTGCAAGTCTGGCAACAGCGACGCTTCTCAATCTGGCGCACTGCAGCCGCTTCCTCCTATGCAGACTTCTGCGTCAGAGTCAGGTTTCCCTTTGGCGCTGTCTTGTGCCGAGGCGTATAAGACGCTGGCTAGTCACAGGCACTTTGATCAGGCGGCGGATGAGATTGGGACTTGGCTGCCCAAGTTGAAGGCGCTGCCGGTTCCCAGGCCGGGGAGCAGTGGacaagggggggggaggaatgGTGGGGGGCAGAGGTTGGCGCCTATTGAGGTTGAGGCGGCGAGTATTATGAGTGTTTTGAAGGATTTTGACATcaggtttgggaggggggattaA